A region from the Aphis gossypii isolate Hap1 chromosome 1, ASM2018417v2, whole genome shotgun sequence genome encodes:
- the LOC114119135 gene encoding ATP-dependent DNA helicase PIF1-like has protein sequence MSLQCSCSVEWSNAQGVVLRRFKSLTAKLVLTRNDFRDIFIDLSADKGVVHRLALKDIAVHKRFAGDGKATIHFKTDKVMMMISNAPVAQLAEFLKTLFVKVTGRKESPQVKIRERLLAVKSSSTEEISPINVKDIGRIDHKLNGPSMKKKKLNDELINHNVKKSYLVSLKDKLNDEQQEVVKAVNSNNNIFFTGSAGTGKSFLLRYIVNTLPPDVTMVTASTGASACLIGGVTLHSFAGIGNGECTIERGIEMASKPSTAQVWRKCKILIIDEISMVDGEYFEKLDKIAKAVRKRDEPFGGIKLVLCGDFLQLPPVKQGKSRFCFQTKTWAECRFRCFNLKFVHRQSDNEFIKILNELRLGKIDPATAIKLKATASNLLEQNGIVPTRLCCRTADAQMINQKKIFDLPGKVYKFEAFDSGPTKTLDDHTPVAKSFVLKSGAQVMLLKNISVSSGLVNGARGVVKDFDKNGSPCVQFKCGNTVTIKPEKWIVKTPTGQFISRQQVPLKLAWAFSIHKSQGLTLDCVEISLGRVFEAGQAYVALSRAKSLLSLRILDFDKKHVWANPDVIAFYNKLDRIIQSDKMYILGNKNT, from the exons ATGAGTTTACAATGTTCCTGTTCTGTGGAATGGTCAAACGCCCAAGGCGTTGTATTGAGACGTTTCAAGTCATTGACAGCCAAATTAGTATTGACTCGCAACGATTTTcgagacattttcattgacctTTCAGCTGACAAAGGTGTAGTTCACCGTTTAGCATTGAAAGACATTGCAGTACACAAACGTTTTGCTGGTGATGGCAAAGCAACAATCCattttaaaactgataaaGTCATGATGATGATTTCAAATGCTCCTGTTGCACAACTAGCCGAATTTTTAAAGACTCTTTTTGTCAAAGTGACAGGACGTAAGGAATCGCCTcag GTAAAAATCAGGGAACGACTTTTAGCAGTTAAAAGTAGTTCTACTGAAGAAATTAGTCCCATTAATGTGAAGGATATTGGACGTAttgatcataaattaaatggtccaagtatgaaaaaaaaaaaattaaacgatgaattaattaaccacaatgtcaaaaaaagttatttagttAGTTTAAAGGATAAACTAAATGATGAACAGCAAGAGGTAGTTAAAGCTGtcaattctaataataatatattttttactg gTAGTGCAGGAACGGgtaaatcttttttattacGTTACATTGTGAATACTTTACCACCTGATGTAACAATGGTAACTGCTAGTACTGGTGCATCAGCTTGTCTTATTGGAGGAGTTACTCTGCACTCTTTTGCTGGTATTGGTAATGGTGAATGCACTATTGAACGAGGTATTGAAATGGCATCTAAGCCATCTACTGCACAAGTTTGGcgcaaatgtaaaatacttattattgatgaaataTCAATGGTAGATGGAGAATACTTTGAA aaacttGACAAAATAGCAAAAGCTGTACGCAAACGAGATGAGCCATTCGGTGGTATAAAATTAGTACTTTGTGGCGATTTTTTGCAATTACCTCCTGTAAAACAAGGAAAATCTAGATTCTGTTTTCAAACTAAAACTTGGGCAGAGTGTCGTTTTCGTTGTTTCAACTTGAAATTTGTTCATAGACAATcagataatgaatttataaaaatattaaatgaactaCGTCTTGGaaa GATTGATCCAGCCActgcaataaaattaaaagccaCGGCATCTAATTTATTAGAACAAAATGGAATTGTACCTACTCGTCTTTGTTGTCGAACAGCAGATGCTCAaatgataaatcaaaaaaaaatatttgatttaccaggcaaagtatataaatttgaagcTTTTGATAGTGGCCCAACCAAAACATTAGATGATCATACTCCTGTGGCAAAATCATTTGTTCTCAAATCTGGTGCTCAAgtcatgttattaaaaaatataagtgtatCATCGGGTCTAGTAAATGGTGCTAGAGGAGTGGTCAaagattttgataaaaatg gttcTCCCTGTGTCCAATTTAAATGTGGTAATACAGTTACTATTAAACCTGAAAAGTGGATTGTCAAAACTCCTACTGGACAATTTATTTCAAGGCAACAAGTACCTTTGAAACTAGCTTGGGCATTTTCTATTCATAAGTCAcag gGTTTAACATTGGATTGTGTTGAAATATCTTTAGGGCGAGTTTTTGAAGCAGGACAAGCTTATGTTGCATTGTCTAGAGctaaaagtttattatctttaagaATTCTAGATTTTGACAAGAAACATGTTTGGGCAAATCCTGATGTGATagcgttttataataaattagatagaATTATTCAGtctgataaaatgtatattttaggtaataaaaatacatga